The genomic window ATGGATCGAACCCACGGTGACCACCCCCGGCTCTGCCGGGTGAATGGATCGCGACACCAGGGTTTGCAGGTCCATAATCACGGCAGCGGCTAACACCACCGGGTCTTTGGCCGTATGGGGATAGGCGCCGTGCCCCCCTACGCCGTGGAGTGTGATGTCCACGCTGTCGACATTGGCCATCATCCAGCCCGAGATATAGCCGATCTGTCCCGCAGGCAGGGTAGCGATGGTGTGTACCGACAGGTTGTAGTCCGGCTGGGGAAAGCGCTCAAAAAGACCGTCCGCGAGCATATCCCGGGCCCCCGCACCGCGCTCCTCCGCCGGCTGCATAATCACCATGAGCGTGCCCTGCCATTCATCACGCCGCTCCATGAGCTCCAGAGCTGCCGCGGTGACCACGGTCATGTGCACATCGTGACCACAGGCGTGCATGACGGACACTTCCTGTCCATTCATCTCCGTGGCCCGCGCAGTGCTGGCGTAGGGCAGGCCCGTATCTTCCTTCACCGGCAGGCCATCCATATCAGCGCGGAGCATCAGGACCGGGCCCTCGCCGTTTTCCAGCATAGCGACGAGCCCGTGGCCACCCACGCCCTCGGTAACGGTGAATCCGGCGCCGGTGAGCGTCCCGGCCGGGGTTGCCGCGGTCTGCTCTTCCTGAAAAGACAGCTCAGGGTTTTCGTGGAGATACTTGTAGTAGGCAAGCTCATCAAAGGGGGCGGCCTGCAGGGTTGACGCACACAGTGCGGCACACAAAGCCAGGGGGAGAGTTCGACGCATGGTGAGTCCTCACAAATTGGAAAATCCAGTCTAGCAAAGTCCGGGAATGCAGATGCCCGACCGACGCGCATCCCGTACAATGACACATCGCCAGCGTCAGTTAATGCCCTTGCCTAAAGACACGGAACAAGCTCCTACACCGCAATCGGAGAACGGCCTCAAGACCTATGGTCGCCTCCTACGCTATGTGCGTCCCCTGTGGCCGGCGTTTTTAGTCAGCATGCTGGGGTTTGTGCTTTACGCCCTGACCCAGTCCGCGTTTGCCGGTTTGATGCAGTATCTGCCCGCCGCTTTCGACGGCAGCCCCCTGGGGACTGCTGGCATTATGGCTTCGGACAATCTTCGCAGCTGGGAGCAAAAATTCGGCCTGAATGAGGCGGAGAATGTCCGGTTGTTTCTGCCCCTTGCGCTCATCGCCATTGTGACCGTGCGCGGCCTCGGCTCTTACCTTGGCAGCTACTACATCACCTATGTGGCCCGACACGTGGTGAATCAACTGCGCCTGGATGTGTTCGCGCACATCAATCATTTGCCCGCCGCCTATTTAGCGCAGCGCAATTCTGCCGAGCTCATTTCTCTCATCACCTTTAATATCGAGCAGGTCGCCGCAGCGGCCTCCACCGCCATCAAAGTCATTGTGCGCGAGGGGCTCACGGTGATCGCGCTTCTGAGCTATATCTTTTATCTCAATTGGAAACTGTCGCTGCTGTTTGTCGTGCTGGCACCGGTGATCGGCGGCATCATCAGTCTCGCCTCCTCACAGTTTAAAAAGTACAGCCGCCGTATTCAGGACTCCATGGGAGGGATTACCCGGGTCGCCGCAGAGGCCATCCGTGGCTTCCCCGTGGTTCGCGGTTACGGCGGCACCGCTGCAGAAAATGCGCGCTTCGAGGAGCGTAGCCGCTACGCGTTGCGCCAGGACCTCAAACTCGCGCGGGTCAATGAAATCAGCACACCGGTGATTCAATGGCTGACCTACACCGCTCTTGCGGGACTTTTCTGGTTTGGCCTGGACCCGGCGCTTCGGGGGAGCATGGATGCGGGGCAGTTTCTCGCCTACATCACCGCCGCCAGTCTCGTCGCTAAACCCCTCCGTCAGCTGACCCAGGTGAATGCCCGTATCCAGCGTGGTATCGCCGCCGCCGAAAGCGTTTTCGACGTCCTGGATCAGCGTCCCGAGAACCCGGGCGGTAAAACCCTGGACGGCCCCGCGAAGGGAGCGTTCACTCTGAAGCAGCTTCACTTCCGCTACCCCGGCGCTGAGGAGGACACCCTCCACGATATCTCCCTGGACATCGCGCCGGGAGAAACCCTGGCCCTGGTGGGGCGCTCAGGCTCGGGTAAAACCACCCTGGTAAATCTATTGGCAGCGCAGTATCCGCCGCCCGAGGGCACCCTGTTGCTGGATGGCGAGGCGATGGAATCCCTGCAATTGTCGACGCTACGCCGGCAAATCGCCTTTGTGAGCCAGCACACCACGCTGTTTGCAGCGAGCGTGCGCGAGAATATTGCCTATGGGGATCTGGCGACTGCCGATGACGAGGCGATCAACGAGGCCCTGGCCCAGGCCAATGCCCTGGATTTCGTCCAGCGCCTGCCCGCGGGGCTGGACACTATTTTGCGGGAAGAAGGCGATGACTTCTCCGGCGGGCAGCGGCAGCGTTTGGCCCTCGCCCGGGCGTTTCTCAAGGACGCGCCGATTCTCATCCTCGATGAGGCCACCTCCGCGCAGGATGCCGAAAGCGAAAAGCTCATTCAGCAGGCTCTCCAGCGCATCCTGGCCGGTCGCACGGCCATTATCATTGCTCATCGCCTGTCTACCGTAGAGCAGGTTGACCGCATCGCGGTCATGGATCAGGGCTCCGTGGTGGAATTAGGCACCCACGGAGAACTCCTCGCGCAGCAGGGGCTCTACGCGCAGCTTTATCAACAGCAGCTCCAGGGATGAAAGTCCTTCAGGTACTTCCCGCCCTGGACACCGGCGGCGTTGAACGGGGCACTCTGGATATTGCCAGAGCGCTTGTGCAGGCGGGCCATAGCTCCTCGGTGCTCTCCGGCGGAGGTCGCATGGTGTCTCGTCTTCAAAAGCAGGGCTCGGACCATGTCCTCTGGTCCCTGGGCAAAAAATCGCCCCTAAGCCTTCGGCACGTACGCCCTCTCCGGCGCTGGCTGGCCTCCCAGCACTTTGACATCCTTCACCTGCGCTCACGTATGCCCGGCTGGCTGTGCTGGCTTGCCTGGCGCGGCATGGACCCCGCTACCCGCCCCCGTCTTGTGACGACGGTGCATGGCATGCACTCCGTCAGCCGTTATAGCGAGATCGTCACCTGTGGCGAGCGGATCATCGTGGTCTCCGAATCCATTCGGGACTATGTGCTCGAGAACTACCCACGCTGCGATCCGGACAAACTACGGCTCATCTATCGCGGCATCAATCCCCTGGAGTTCCCCCGGGGACATCAGCCCGCGGAACAATGGCTTTCGGACTGGTACCGCGAGTTCCCCCAACTGCTGGATCAGCGCGTGGTCACCATGGCCGGACGCCTCACGCGACTCAAGGGGCACCACGATTTTGTCGATGTCATTGAACAGCTGCGCAAGACAGGGCAGCCCGTCCACGGCCTCATCGTTGGCGGTGAAGACCCCAAGCGCATCGCCTATGCGCGGGAAATTTACCAGGCCGTGAAAGAACGGGGACTCGAGGAACATCTTACCTTTGCGGGCCACCGCGGCGATCTGCGCGACATCTACGCGGTGTCCGATGTTGTTCTGTCCCTGTCCACCCAGCCGGAATCCTTCGGGCGCACCGTTCTCGAGCCTCTCAGTGAAGGGCGGCCCGTGGTGGGCTACGACCATGGCGGCGTCGCAGAAATACTCTCGGCCCTGTATCCCCGGGGGGCGGTGCCCGTGCGGGACACCGCGGCAGCGGCGACCCAGGTGGCCGCGATTCTCTCGGGACAGGTCGCCCCTCCGCGCCGTAATACGCAGTTTCTTCTGGATGTCATGGCGCGAGACACCCTCAGCGTCTATGAGGAACTTCTCTCGGCGCCGCGGGCGCTTTGAGACAGATCCCCGTTGCGCGGCAGGCATCTCTACAACCCAGGCACCACAATAGAAAACGCTTACAGGAGTCCCACATGTTAATGGCCCTATCCACCTGGTGTGACGTCGAAGCCTATCTTGAGCGCAGTCGCAGCATTCTATTGCCCATCGGATCCATGGAGCAGCATGGTCCCACGGGGCTCATTGGCACGGATGCTATCTGTCCCACGGTGATCGCCGAAGCCGCGGCCGCCGAGGACCCGGAGATACTGATCGGCCCGACCTTCTCTGTCGGTTGCGCCCAGCATCACCTGGGATTTCCCGGCAGCATGACCCTCAGACCCAGCACCATGATTGCTGCCATCGCTGACTGGAGCACATCCCTGCGCCGTCACGGCTTTGAGCGTATTTACTGGTTCAACGGCCACGGGGGCAATGTGGCCACGATTGCCGCCGCCTTTGCTGAAGTTTATGCACAGCGCAGTTTCGCAGGGGCAGATTCGGACATACCGGCCTTGCAAATGAAGCAGCGCAACTGGTGGGAACTACCCGGCGTCATGAGCACCTGCCGGCGTCTTCATCCAAAGAACGAGGGCTCCCACGCCACGGCCTCGGAGGTGGCAGTGACCTACGCGGCCTATCCCGAGCAGGTTCGAAATCTGGACCTGGATCCCAAGGTAGCGCCCAGCGGTGGTTTCAGCGATGCGGACGACTATCGTCGTCGCTATGCCGATGGCCGCATCGGCTCGGATCCCACCCAGGCGACGGTTGCTGCAGGCAAAGAAATCATAGCCGCGGCTGCCAACGCCCTGCGTGAGGATTTTCTTGCCTTCGCCCGTTGCGAGGATTAGGACGAAGACGTCACGGCGTCCATCGCCGCAAAGCCCTGGGCCAGGTCCGCTATCAGGTCCTCGGGGTGCTCCAGGCCGATATGCAATCGAACGAGACCCTCGTCATGAGCGAGGGGAACACTGGCCAGGTTACGGGTGGCCTGCATGGGCAAACAAAGGCTCTCAAAACCGCCCCAGGAAAAACCCACGCCAAACAGCTGCAGGGCATCCACAAAGGCGGCCAGTGCCTCCTCGGTCTCCCGCCTCATCACCATGCCAAAGAGTCCGTTAGCGCCCTGGAAATCCCGTTCAAAGATGGCGTGCCCGGGGCAGGACTCCCAGGCGGGATGCAGTAAGCGACGCACCCGGGGCTGCTTCTCCAGCCAGGCGGCGACGCACCGGGCACCCTGGTCATGAACGCCCATGCGCACGGCGAGGGTTCGCAAACCCCGGAGGGCCAGATTGGCATCATCGGGCGCAAGATGCATGCCGTGCGCAAGGGTGTGATGGTGAAGCTGGGTATAGAGTTCGGGACTCCGCATCGTGGTCACACCAAAAAGACAGTCCGCATGCCCGTTGAGGTATTTCGTACCCGACTGCATCGCCAGATCCACACCGAAATCCAGGGGGTTAAACAGCAGGGGGGTGGCCCAGGTATTGTCGATGGCCGTGAGCAAACCGTGCTGTTTCGCGACAGCGACAATCGCCGGCACATCCTGAATCTCAAAGGTGGCCGATCCCGGGGATTCCATGAAGATCATGCGCGTGCTGTCATCGATGAGCGACTCCAGGGACTCATGTTTCAGAGGATCGTAGAAGCTTGTGCGCACCCCGCGGCGGGCCAGGCTGCCCACGCAAAACTTCCGCGTGGGGCCATAAACGCTGTCCACCATCAGCAGATGGTCACCGGGAGAGAGGTAGCAGTTGAGGATGCTCGCAATAGAGGCCGTGCCCGAGGTAGCGAGCACCGCACCCACGCTGTTATCGAGCTCGCAAATCGCATCTTCCAGGGCTCGGGTGGTCGGTGTTCCCATGCGCCCGTAATACATATGCTCGCGATCCAGGGGCGCCGCTTCCCGCGCCTTGAGCGCCGCGTAGTTTTCAAACAGCACCGTTGACGCGTGAAAAACGGGGCCATTGACCACCCGGGGGTCGGGACGACCGGCGTGGACAATACGAGTGTTCAGATGCCGAGCATCGGCTGCGGGGGGACTGGACTGCTCTGTCACATCGTTGCTCACGTTCTTCTCCACATCCTTCTCCACGTCCCTCTCCAAGTTGTGCTCTAAGTTGTGCTCTGAGTTGTGCTCTGAGTTCTTCTTCACATTTTCACCCACAGCAGCGCCTGCGGCTCAAGGAAGACGGAACAGAGGCTAGCACTGCCCCGTGGGTTTCCACCAGTACCTCTGGACGGCCAAACCCCCGTCTGCGACAGTAGGCTTTTTAAGGGAAACAGCCCATGAGTGAGCTCATTCTTCATCAATACGCGGACTCCCCTTTCTCAGAGAAGATCCGTGCCATTTTTGGCTTTAAAGGTCTTCCCTATCAAAGCGTCGATATACCGGCAATCATGCCAAAGCCGGACCTCGTGGCATTAACCGGCGGCTACCGCAGAACACCTATCATGCAACGCGGCGCGGATATCTACTGCGACACGGCCCTGATTGCAGCCGTCATCGAAGACCACAGCCCTGAAAACCCTATCTTCCGAGGCCCGGGGCTGGCGCAGGCCGTTGCAGCGGCACGTTGGACCGACAGCGAGTTTTTCCGCGTCTGTGTCGGTCTGGTTTTTCAGCCTAGAGCGCTCGCGGCCAATCCGCGCTTCAAAGACCCCGGCGCCGCCGAGGCCTTTGTCAAAGACCGGGCGGCATTCACCAAAGGTAGCCCGGGTCTTGCGGTGCCCCTGCCTCGCGCCGAAGCGGTGTTCCGTGAGCACCTCCGTGCCATGGACCAGAGCCTGGACCGTCAGCACTTTTTAGGCGGCGACGCACCCGACATTCTGGACTTTTCCACCTGGCACCTGTGCTGGTTTGTACATCGCCAGGAGGTCTTACGCCCCTACTTTGAAGGTGTTCCGAAGGTAAACGCCTGGCTTGAGCGGATGGGCGGTTTCAGCACGGCGCCCGTGGCAAAAACCCTCTCCAGTGAGGAGGCCATCGCTATCGCCCGAGACAGCAATCCCCGGAGGATCGAAGAGCCAAAGATTGATCCCGCAGTGGGGATGGCTCCGGGTACCATGGTCAGCGTTCTCCCCACGGACTATGGTTTACAGCCGGTGACGGGGTCTCTACTTCACGTCGATGACCGGCGCATTGTCGTCGCCCGGAGCGACGAGCGGGCCGGCGACCTCCAGGTACACTTCCCCCGTTACGGCTTTGAACTATCCCTTGCAGGAGAAACGCCATGAAACATATCGATCCCAGCCGCGCACAGTTTGATGCCTTCAAGGCGCTGCCGCGAGACACGCCCATCATGATGCTCAACCTCATTCGTCTCAAGGAAACCGCCACCTACCCCGACGGAGAAACCTGCAGCGGTGCCGAGGCCTATCGCCGCTACGGAGAGTACAGTGGTCCGATTTTTCGCGAGCTCGGCGGAGAGATTCTCTGGCGGGGCCATCAGGAATGTATGCTCACGGGCCCCACGGACAAGCATTGGGACATAGCCTTTGTGGCGCGTTACCCCCATGCCGGGGCATTTCTGGCCATGGTGACCAATCCTGATTACCAGGCCATCGTCATACACCGCAGCGTCGCGGTGGACGACAGCCGTTTGATTCGCTTTGGTGTTGATGACGCCGGCGACGGTTTCGCGGGCTAGGCAAGCTCCAGAGTTTATGCGCTGGAACCGCAGGTAAAAAGCGCGATCAGTCAGGGCGCCCAGACCCAGGTTCGGGGCTCAGGGCACAAAGCCTTCGCCGTCAGGGCAGGCCTCGCCTTCCCCCTCGCGAAAATGATTGATGATCAGGGACTGCCTACGCCCCTCGCCTTCCATGGCGGCTATATTGCGCAACTCCGCGTCAATATCGACCAGCCATGGAGCGCCCCCCGCTGCAGTTGCAGTTGCAGTTGCAGAGAGGTAGCGACGCTCAAGATCCAGATACGCCCCGGTCATGGCGACGGCATAGGCATAGCCCGTCGCACAGTCGGTAAAACTGGCAGCGTCCGCAAAGTACCGAAAAGTCCCCGTCAGGGACACGGGGAACTCGGCAGCTTCAAACACCCCCTGGCGCTGCAGGGCATAATTAAGATCTGACTTGATAGCTTTACCCTCGCGGTCAAGCATCTCTAACGTTTCGTCACTGACCACGGAGAAATACATCCCTCCCTGTCCCGCCCCTTGCAATACCAGGCGCTGCCCGTCGCCCTCGTAACGCCATCGGCCCAGCGCTACGGCGAGATGTTCT from Congregibacter litoralis KT71 includes these protein-coding regions:
- the msbA gene encoding lipid A export permease/ATP-binding protein MsbA, which gives rise to MPDRRASRTMTHRQRQLMPLPKDTEQAPTPQSENGLKTYGRLLRYVRPLWPAFLVSMLGFVLYALTQSAFAGLMQYLPAAFDGSPLGTAGIMASDNLRSWEQKFGLNEAENVRLFLPLALIAIVTVRGLGSYLGSYYITYVARHVVNQLRLDVFAHINHLPAAYLAQRNSAELISLITFNIEQVAAAASTAIKVIVREGLTVIALLSYIFYLNWKLSLLFVVLAPVIGGIISLASSQFKKYSRRIQDSMGGITRVAAEAIRGFPVVRGYGGTAAENARFEERSRYALRQDLKLARVNEISTPVIQWLTYTALAGLFWFGLDPALRGSMDAGQFLAYITAASLVAKPLRQLTQVNARIQRGIAAAESVFDVLDQRPENPGGKTLDGPAKGAFTLKQLHFRYPGAEEDTLHDISLDIAPGETLALVGRSGSGKTTLVNLLAAQYPPPEGTLLLDGEAMESLQLSTLRRQIAFVSQHTTLFAASVRENIAYGDLATADDEAINEALAQANALDFVQRLPAGLDTILREEGDDFSGGQRQRLALARAFLKDAPILILDEATSAQDAESEKLIQQALQRILAGRTAIIIAHRLSTVEQVDRIAVMDQGSVVELGTHGELLAQQGLYAQLYQQQLQG
- a CDS encoding amidohydrolase, which translates into the protein MRRTLPLALCAALCASTLQAAPFDELAYYKYLHENPELSFQEEQTAATPAGTLTGAGFTVTEGVGGHGLVAMLENGEGPVLMLRADMDGLPVKEDTGLPYASTARATEMNGQEVSVMHACGHDVHMTVVTAAALELMERRDEWQGTLMVIMQPAEERGAGARDMLADGLFERFPQPDYNLSVHTIATLPAGQIGYISGWMMANVDSVDITLHGVGGHGAYPHTAKDPVVLAAAVIMDLQTLVSRSIHPAEPGVVTVGSIHAGTKHNIISDKAILELTVRSYSDEVRETLLSGIERIAVKQAEALGFPEDKKPEVVVKDEYTPALWNDPALVSRGVAAMRAELGDGVLKEIPKEMGGEDFSRYGRTDAKIPSFMIRVGTVPQPLWDKARRGEARLPSLHSAFFAPDPAPTLETGRRAITAMALDLLAAP
- a CDS encoding creatininase family protein, whose protein sequence is MLMALSTWCDVEAYLERSRSILLPIGSMEQHGPTGLIGTDAICPTVIAEAAAAEDPEILIGPTFSVGCAQHHLGFPGSMTLRPSTMIAAIADWSTSLRRHGFERIYWFNGHGGNVATIAAAFAEVYAQRSFAGADSDIPALQMKQRNWWELPGVMSTCRRLHPKNEGSHATASEVAVTYAAYPEQVRNLDLDPKVAPSGGFSDADDYRRRYADGRIGSDPTQATVAAGKEIIAAAANALREDFLAFARCED
- a CDS encoding glycosyltransferase family 4 protein produces the protein MKVLQVLPALDTGGVERGTLDIARALVQAGHSSSVLSGGGRMVSRLQKQGSDHVLWSLGKKSPLSLRHVRPLRRWLASQHFDILHLRSRMPGWLCWLAWRGMDPATRPRLVTTVHGMHSVSRYSEIVTCGERIIVVSESIRDYVLENYPRCDPDKLRLIYRGINPLEFPRGHQPAEQWLSDWYREFPQLLDQRVVTMAGRLTRLKGHHDFVDVIEQLRKTGQPVHGLIVGGEDPKRIAYAREIYQAVKERGLEEHLTFAGHRGDLRDIYAVSDVVLSLSTQPESFGRTVLEPLSEGRPVVGYDHGGVAEILSALYPRGAVPVRDTAAAATQVAAILSGQVAPPRRNTQFLLDVMARDTLSVYEELLSAPRAL
- the metC gene encoding cystathionine beta-lyase, which codes for MEKDVEKNVSNDVTEQSSPPAADARHLNTRIVHAGRPDPRVVNGPVFHASTVLFENYAALKAREAAPLDREHMYYGRMGTPTTRALEDAICELDNSVGAVLATSGTASIASILNCYLSPGDHLLMVDSVYGPTRKFCVGSLARRGVRTSFYDPLKHESLESLIDDSTRMIFMESPGSATFEIQDVPAIVAVAKQHGLLTAIDNTWATPLLFNPLDFGVDLAMQSGTKYLNGHADCLFGVTTMRSPELYTQLHHHTLAHGMHLAPDDANLALRGLRTLAVRMGVHDQGARCVAAWLEKQPRVRRLLHPAWESCPGHAIFERDFQGANGLFGMVMRRETEEALAAFVDALQLFGVGFSWGGFESLCLPMQATRNLASVPLAHDEGLVRLHIGLEHPEDLIADLAQGFAAMDAVTSSS
- a CDS encoding DUF1330 domain-containing protein; translation: MKHIDPSRAQFDAFKALPRDTPIMMLNLIRLKETATYPDGETCSGAEAYRRYGEYSGPIFRELGGEILWRGHQECMLTGPTDKHWDIAFVARYPHAGAFLAMVTNPDYQAIVIHRSVAVDDSRLIRFGVDDAGDGFAG
- a CDS encoding copper resistance protein NlpE N-terminal domain-containing protein codes for the protein MPPILSDSRGPMTLFPSALLALCLLWVLPCQAAGAEPSAFALEVPASFKGRLPCADCPGVLWHLDLWPERRFHLRREYVDREHLAVALGRWRYEGDGQRLVLQGAGQGGMYFSVVSDETLEMLDREGKAIKSDLNYALQRQGVFEAAEFPVSLTGTFRYFADAASFTDCATGYAYAVAMTGAYLDLERRYLSATATATAAGGAPWLVDIDAELRNIAAMEGEGRRQSLIINHFREGEGEACPDGEGFVP
- a CDS encoding glutathione S-transferase family protein; its protein translation is MSELILHQYADSPFSEKIRAIFGFKGLPYQSVDIPAIMPKPDLVALTGGYRRTPIMQRGADIYCDTALIAAVIEDHSPENPIFRGPGLAQAVAAARWTDSEFFRVCVGLVFQPRALAANPRFKDPGAAEAFVKDRAAFTKGSPGLAVPLPRAEAVFREHLRAMDQSLDRQHFLGGDAPDILDFSTWHLCWFVHRQEVLRPYFEGVPKVNAWLERMGGFSTAPVAKTLSSEEAIAIARDSNPRRIEEPKIDPAVGMAPGTMVSVLPTDYGLQPVTGSLLHVDDRRIVVARSDERAGDLQVHFPRYGFELSLAGETP